The sequence CGCATATTCCATGTTGTCTTTTTCGACCAGGCTCATAAAGGGAACCATATTGGCCGAAGCCCAAATCCAATCACAGAAGTCCGTGTAACAGCATTCTTTTAGGGATTTATACTCTACTTGATTGGTGCTAAGGTTAGATACCGTAATGACCACATCAGCACTATTTTCCTTCATCTCATTAAAATCTGTTTCAAGGATGCTTTTGCCGATGAGTTTGCGAAGACTGGTAGTGTCGCCGAAGGTTTTCTTTTGCTGGATAAACATTTTGATGATTCCCCAGTGGTTGATTCGGCTTCTGTAGCTCCCGTTTTCTTTGGTGATGACAAAGGGGCAAATGGTGAAGATATCTTTTTGCTTTACCGTGGTATAGACATTTTTGATCTTCTCGACATCATCGATGGATAGGTGAGGGATAAGCAGACTTCCCGTGGATGTGCCCAAAAACAGATCATACTTAAAATTGCATTCCCGTAATAAAAATTCTGCGATTCCTCCAGCGTAAGCCCCCTTGCTTCCACCTCCCGAAATTACCAATGCCCTCATAGCTATAATGTTCCATAAAATTATAAACCCATAAAACTTGCGCAGGAACTGAGTCTATACTCCTTTCCTACGCAAGTATCGTTTATAAATTTACTGGTTTATGACTAAAAGCCAAATATTAGGATTGATGCTGCTCTCGCAACAGGTCATTGATGGTTTTGACAGGATTAAAAGTTCCGAGAGGCACTTCTACAAATATGGAATTCCAGTCCGCCATGGAGCCGTTCCATAGTCCGGGCAGCTCTTGGGCTTTGAGGTCTTTCCCGTTTTTTGATTTTTGGGTGATGAATCCCGTTTCTGGATCCCGGTATTGAAGTAAGTCAAATTTATTGCCTTTGTAATCTTTTACCCCGCAAACCAAGTCAGTGGGGTTGAAGTGGGATGAGCTTCTGAAGATTTTGGCTACTTTACTGTCGTTTAGGTCGAGCTGA comes from Echinicola vietnamensis DSM 17526 and encodes:
- a CDS encoding patatin-like phospholipase family protein codes for the protein MRALVISGGGSKGAYAGGIAEFLLRECNFKYDLFLGTSTGSLLIPHLSIDDVEKIKNVYTTVKQKDIFTICPFVITKENGSYRSRINHWGIIKMFIQQKKTFGDTTSLRKLIGKSILETDFNEMKENSADVVITVSNLSTNQVEYKSLKECCYTDFCDWIWASANMVPFMSLVEKDNMEYADGGMADLIPISESIRRGATEIDIIVLKTNKPTSPKNPVKNAMELTTRTFDFMLNQISNDDITIGKLQGSQKKVNLNFYYPPKVLTENSLIFDPNQMRKWWQEGYDFAKQTSPICKCLGQAPSV